The Musa acuminata AAA Group cultivar baxijiao chromosome BXJ3-6, Cavendish_Baxijiao_AAA, whole genome shotgun sequence region TCATTTACCATGTGTTTATCTTGAGAATATATTGTGGCTAATTTTACCCCCTAAAAAGTCACTTATGATTGTTCACACCAAAAGTATTTTTTATTCTCAGTCTCTGAATGGACTTCAGATGCTTCTGAACAAATGAATAGCATATCCAGAACCACAACTTTGTCCCGGGAGGTCTAATTATATTTCTAGGAAAGCTAGGCAATCTAATTTCCGCAACCCTATTGATAGATAAATTTCAGGCAAAGTCAAAATAAGAAATGAAATGCATACCACTGTTCAATGCTATCTAAATCCATGTCATTTAAGATCTTTGCCAACTGCTCTTGGCAGAGGGCTTTCCTTCTAAGAAGTTGCTTCTGCTCCTCAGTTAAGTCAGTTGCCTCCATCAAGTTTTGTGTAAATGTAATGCCGTTTAGTGAGTTCCTTATTTCTTGACGAAGATAAGCTAGTTCCTTGAGACTGTTTATCGCAGCTTGTTCAGACAACTTCTGCACTTGCAAGGCATGTTGAAGCTCTGGACTGGCAACACGCATAAAGCATAATGCCCCAGTATTTTTCCCCTCAGAATCAATCCTCTTGTTTGCGGAGAGCAATGCCTCAACATACTTACCATTAAGGTCAAAAAATCCAAATATAAACTTGTCGGCATCTTCGCCTGCCATTACACCATTCAATACTATCCTTAACTTGGTCAATGTGTCATGGTCCTTGACCCGACAGCCAAAACCATGGAGACAGAACAACTCGCCAACAAGCATCTTGTCAATTGCATCCTTCCTCTTTATGCCTGATACCTTTTCCATGGCTGAATTCCACTCGAAACAGCAACCATACTCGTTGACTATAAAAATGGGGGGGATCAGCTCATTGGGATTTTGCACTATTGCAACGTAATCACCTTGAATGCGAGTGTACTTATCCATCATCAGTTTCTGACCGGTCACATCTTGCGCGACAAAGCAAACACCAACAATATTATCCTTCACGTCACGGCTGCAGCAAGAATTGACGACTAGGATCACAGAGCTATTACTTTCCTGATGGCTGAATGACTTTAGTTTAATCTCAATgtttttctcttcctttcctgCATTAGCATCAAAAAGATATGCATGAGGCCAAATACAAATGCAACATTTAAGTGGTATGAAATTGACTAGAAATAGAGGCAAGATGCGCTAAAGTATATGCTCACCTTGCAAAGCCAAGTGCAGCACATTTTTTGCCACGTCGACTGAATCATCCTTGACAATATCAATCAGAGGCATCCCAATAGCTTCTTGCACAGGTAAACCAGTCAAATCTGCTGCTTTGCTATTCCAGCCGTTTATGTTACCTGATGCATCAATTGCCCAAATGGGCACACTTGCAGTTTCAATTAGACGAACCATTTCATTTGTAACAGTACGCAGTTCGTCCACCCATTGGATCTTGTTTGCATCATCCGGTGATGCACTCACAATTATCTTTGAATCAACATCAACAGTCTCTCCTTGCAGAGAGCCACGCAATATGAGCTGCAACGAATGGATTGCATCCATTTCAACATCCTCCCAAGGAAGACTCCTCCTCTTCACAACCTCTAAGAAGGCCTTAAATGAAGTGCGTGGATGCATTCTTCGGTCCTCATCGTCTTTATCAACAGGTTCATGTTTAGCACCGCCCCATATGATCTCCTTTGCTGTGTGTGACCTGAACCAAAAGAGAAAATCCCTGGAAGAAATCTTAATTGCAGCCATGCCACAGACTGCATCTCCGAGTTCAGCAGCACCGGGATAACCTGCTTCTGTCATGCTGTCGGTACTCAAACCAGTAGAACCATCATGGCACTCCACGAGCCATGCTACGATATCCCTTATCTGTGCTTCGGTAGGTGTTGTTTCGAGCAGCCAAACCTGGTTTCGGTAATAAAGTGCAGCACCATCACACTTAACAAGATCCATAACATTTGGAGACCGGGTGAAGATACCAATTGGTGCATCACGGAGAAGCATATCACAAAGAAGAGTTTGTGTTCGAAGGATGTGCTTCTCCTTTAACTGAGCTCCAAGCTCTACCTCTTTGTTCAGCTGCACCCCAAATACCTGCATGAGGAATTCGCAGGCATATCTAAGTGGAAAAGGGATAAACCTCGGACTGGTGTGATGACAAACCAGCAGCCCCCAAAGCTTCCGCCCCTTGTGCTGCTGATCACCACCTGCTTCGTCGTCGTCCTCACTGATCGTGACCGACATTACAAGAGACGCAGTGGAGCCCATGTTTGCCATGTACTGAGAGTGGCAACCATGAGGTGCTCTCAAGGTCGAACCACAGAGACTCAGAGGTTGAGTCAATCTCTTGTCCTGGATCACTTTAACCGGTGGAGCAGAACAGTCGCATATCATCCTAACCTTGTTCTTCATGAAGAGAAAACGTGAAGCCTGCGGGATATCAGTGGCAGGGTAATGCAAGCCAAGATAAGACTCCAATTCTGGTCTTCTGCACTCAGCTATGACTTCGCCATGTTCGTCTTCGTGAAACTTGTACGCCATCACCCTGTCATAGCCCGTAAGATCGCTCACTTCCCGTACCAGAACATCACACAGGAGGGAGATGTTCCCACTAGGCAAAGACTGCAGCCTCGAAATGGCTTTGGCAGCCAGTTTATAGGATTTCAGTGCTCCTGCTGCCGTCACCGGTACATCGGCAGGGTTGACAGGCTCCAAGTCTATCACCAATCCCACATCAATCCGGTGCATAATGGCGTAGAAAGGCTTGCCCGAGCTTCTGCAATGTACCAATATGGGGTTGAGGAGATTGACGTCGCTGAAGCCAGCGGCCTTCTGCAGCGCCACCGAGCTCGGAGATCGGAAGAGAGTTCGGATGTCGGTGCCAATCGtcaaggcctcccgctgctccatGGTGGGGACGGCGTGCGGCGCCAGGTCGAGCATCTCGGGCGCATTCTCGCTGTAGGCAATTATGGCTAACGTCTCGTCTTCGACGGCCAGCAGGCACCCAAAAGGCTGGATCAGCTTCCCGCGCTGCATCGTCTGGAGATATGTGGAGACGGCGGAGGAAGGCACGGCGCTGCTGTCGGCGCCGCTCGACCGGTTGGCAGCGCCGATCGAGGAGGAGTAATCGAACGGGTGATCGGGGTCCTCGAAGTCGGCATGGAGCTTGGCGTCCAAGGTGGTCTGGGCGACCACGCGAGCGCTGTGCTTGGAGCGGGCCGAGCTGCTCCTGGAGCAGCTCGCCCTGTTGGACCTGGATGACATCTCTCACGTCCCCGCTCCGCTCCTATCGACGGGAATGCCGGGGGAACACCGAGGAGGAAGAATTCTCTTAGTCAATTCGTCGAATTGGGGAACGACGACAGATGCCAAGAACAGATAATGAAATCGAGCGCAagagtacaaaaaaaaaaaaaaaaattgacctcGCTACAGACCGAAGCGGAACGAAAGGATGCagaaaaggagaggaagagggggaAGAAGGCAAGGCGAGGGTCCAGATTCCTCTCTCCACTTCTCCTTTTCCTCCATCTGCTATCCCACCCTCTTTTTTTCCTCGGCAAAGTCTTTTGTTTGGTCGACAATTCTCTCTAAAACCCCAATAAATCCCCCACAAAAAGAAACAGAGCTCGAAAGGAAGCGCGACAAAATCCTCGAGACGATAACCGCGCGGACACGAGCGGATGTTTATTAATTGATGTACCAACTGATTGGATACAGAGAGAGAGACCCTTTTATCTACACGATATTACTTTTATTAATTCTTTTTCCTTCCAAAGCCAACAACAAGGTTTATTATTATGTAGaagaagaaaattaaatattaaggAAAGACTGAAAAttagtggaggaggaagaagcccTTGTAGGTTGTAGCGATTAAACAAGCCATAATCTCGTATTGTTTTTtcgagaaaaagaaaagagagagagagaaaaaaaaaaaggggattgATTGGGTTGCTATTTTCTTTCTCGCCACAGACAGAGAGAAACGAAGGGAAAATAAAAACAATTCAAAAAAGGTCACGTGAAATTATAAACTGGGACGGGCCCACCCATCACTGCAACAGACATGCGACATGACGAGAGGGGAGCCGGGGCACGTGGGCTAGACACGTGGCTTTAAGATTGTCACTAGAATTGGTGAGCCGACGACCACATGTTGGCCCACCATCACGTGTTACGTGGGCCCTTCCATTATGCTTTCGATCCGAATTGGTGAGTCTGCCTGTTACTCTACTGCTGGTTCCACAATTCAGCTGCTATCACGACAATAtttttctgatatatatatatatatatatattaaactgTTTGTTTTATATCAAGACACTACACAAAATGGCACATGTTTCTGCACGTGGTTTTCCTTCTCCACATACAGTAAGCAATACAGGGAAGAATTACAACGGGATATTCAGAATCaacctgataagaccctaaagttttatcgtaaaaaagaagaagagaaatgagatgatcacttcgaggggatcggccctccttgatcatttcgaggggatcggcatcctagggtttgtcaaaagataaaaataatatttttcatagattactgaactctaataataaataaatattaaataaacctctacttgattctaactgaatcaaatcaactcaataaataactggactaaacaaattcaataaatattatttaaaaacttagaaaaaggatcctaacacaaTCATTTCCGATTGAGGTGTAAAAAAGAAGCTGATCAAATATGGAGTCATATAAATGATGATTAGCGTGTGTGACTTGAGAGCGACCCTTTTATAATACAATATGTAAGTACATGATCGTTggatttaaaattatgattaacATTAAGAATGATTATATATGTATTATCTGATCATTAATACGATCACTAATGATTAATCTGAGATATGTAAAATAATAACTTATTAAATCAATTTTTAAACATCACGTGACCGATCTATCTCATGGAATAGTTGTATCAATCTCTTATCGATGTTGTACTTTTGAGTTTTATAAATTTGGTCCCGACATAATATGTCGGCTGCATAAGATTGAAATGTCAATCACAATATGACATGGTGGACAACTGTTGTCCACGTGTTATATTCTCGCATTTACTGTCATTTCTTGTTACTTCCCCAGCGCAGTATTTTACGACCTACAAGATTGGTCACTTGGACAAGGCAACACGCTAGCACGTTAGGTAGTGAATGAATAGGGACAGTTGGGCTCCTCTTCCAAGCTGTATGAAGATAGTATCATGTTCTCATCAATCAAGTGGaccttttatttttcaatttaatctTGAAATATTCTAAATTATACATATACTCACAGCAGATTCCTTAACCTTTAAGAGTCTTCCGAACGAGTGGTATTTTTCTTTACTTGCATGATCATTAATCACCGAGGCTCGAGATGTTAGAAACAAAATGTTAGAGAAATGAATTCGAGAGAATCCGAAGAAAACTATACGGGCCAAAGCACCGGCCATGTTATTCCTCTCTTCCACTAACACCCGTCCAATAATTCAGGTAGCTAAAAGCACGGCCGACGCCGTTTTGGGGGTACAAGACCAAAAAGATAGATCGAGTTTTACTAGGAAATGCATTTGCTTGAGGAAAGGAGAGAAGACCACTTACAATGGGAGTGACATGATTGAGCCATCCACATCGATGACGTCGAAGCAAGGAGGACGCTACCTTTTCTGTTTTCGAGTGGTTGCCTGCAAGGAGGAGGAAATTTCACGCAACGGACCACCATGTGGCGTTGTCGTTGTCTCGTAACCACTTAGCTCTGCTCTCGTGAGATGGGGACTTCAATTCCACAATTATGTCGTCCCTCCATGTACTTCATTTTAGCTGCTACAACAATGCTTGCAAGAATTCGACTGCAGACATCAGTATCAGCCTCATCTGATCGATCATTCCATGTCAACATTTGTGGCTCTGTCAAATATATATTATGCATGCAGATatataaaaagaaaaggaaaaaaaaaaaaacaactttcTCCCAGAAAATGGTAATCTTTTCTAATTGAACTCAGAAAACAATACTAATCTGAGATTGAAAGTTTGATCCAGCAACGAAGAGAGATCAATTTCTACTGGAAAGAACTCCTGAGCTCCAAGTCCAAATCGACTCTCTGAAGGTTGacctgaaataaaaaaaaaaaattatattacatctTGACCTTTTTTTCAACTTAGGAAACATATTACATGCTTCTCAACCATTTCTCTTTGCAGACAACTTGATGTCATCGAACACATAGATAGTATAAGCAAGCAAAAATAAGGCCTCACCTGGTATCAAATTTCAAGCATCAGCAAAATTAGATGAAAAGAGGAAATTAATCCATAAATCTAACAATCTATGAATTGTAGCATATGGTTTACATAAAGGTTTTCATAAAAACAAAATCGATAAGAGTAATGTTTGTCTTAAAAACACATGAATGCAATACAGTATTGGAAACCAGATGCAGCAGGAAGGCACTACAAGTGCAGAAAACAACAGGGGGAAACAATCAAAAGGGCAACAATTCTACCATTCTTTGGGCCAACACAATTTGTCCCATCTTGCTCTCATGTCTTTATATGATCATCACAAAAGCAACCGTATCATGTTGAAGAGGTAGATTGGCTTGTAATCCATGAGAAATAAGATGAACTGTCAAACATCTCTCGTAGAGTAGACAGAAACCACAATAGCTGAAAACCAGAGGCAATTCTTTCCTGGTTAGATGGAAGAACCAGATGAAAAAGCACCTAGATTCTATCCAACAATAGTGCAGAACAGAATGTTGCTCTCGTATCTTTATATGATCTAAAAGCAACTGTATCGTTGAAGAGGTAGATCAGCTTGTAACCCGTGAGTCATGAGATGAACTGTCAAACATCTCGCGTAGTGTAGACAGAACCACAAGAGCTGAAGACAGTTCTATCCTGGTTGGATGGAAGAACCAGATGAGAAAGTGCCTAGATTCTATCCAACATGAGCTCAGAACAGATTGTCACTTTTGACACGACTGCATATTAGTGAATCACTGTTTTCTTCTGTAGAGGAGATCAGATAGAATAAAGTCACCCTTTCGGTACGTGGAGTATCTAGCTCCTCACATTTTCACTTTGTGCAAGCCAGAATGTGCCCTTTTGTGTGGTAAGGAAAATGCTATCTTATAAGACTCAAGCTTCTTTTCATGCAGAAATCCTCGCAGAATGTAGTAATCTTTTGGCAATAATTTCAGAAGTCAAAGATTCATGACAATATTAAATATACATGATAAGTCACTTTCTCATAAGACAACCCAAAAATGAAAGCAGTTGTTTATAAAAATACGATAATTTTTATTGGACAATCTAGAAGTTATTGTGTGAACCTCCAAAACTAGTAGATGAGTGTTGTTAACACATTCAACATTAGGATATCATTATACTGATAGAAGCAGTCAACTGAATCAGGAGAGAAGCTTATTCCAACTGACAAATGAAACAAGAATAAAGACACAATATTAAGTTAATCTAAAATTTATAATTCCATATTTACGTTATGTTTGATGCCTCCATTCTGTTGTCAGTCATAAAATTGAACTTATCATCAAAAGCAGTTCCGTCTTTCAAGCAAAGCATACACAGGATCAAATCTGTTAGGCCCTTATATCTAACACCTGCATTTGAGCATATGGATTACACGCATTTATGGGTGCATTTCAAGTTTCTTGtgaaaatattaaataacaaATTCATTGGACATTTACCTGTGGACCAGTTCTCAACAAGCATTGAGCTGTAAGGATTAgtaattttgttttcctttctttAAAATGCTTTCGAGGTAACCTGTCCTGAAGAAACTCATGCTCCCTTATTATCTGTAGAGAAAACAAAAGTTAATGGCTTATAAAACAATGAGAACAAAGGAAGAAAAGTAGCTATTCGACATGGGACAAAGTTTGGGAGAACCAAATTATACAAGAGACGTAGACTATAAGATAGCTAatacaatataaagagaagcagacAATCTGCTTCTAGCTCATAGTTCCTCAACTTCTTAAAGACTCTAGCTTACATGTATGCTAACCAGATTATGATCACAACCAAATTCGTATCCAACTCAATATTGCATAAACATTTGCACAACAAAAATGACCCACCAAAGACCAAAAGGAATAAGAAGACCATATTTAACTTGCACAAGAAGAATAAAAGTAATAAATTTCTTACAAAGATAGAAGTAAAAAGTTGTCATCAATAGACAATGATATTGTGTACCTCATTAGCTGAGTACGAGCTTGGAAAATCACATAATGCCAAAATCCATATGTCACCTGATGATGTTTCCACAACATAACACATGTAAGCAAAACTCAGATAAAGGACCAGGTCACTCTGGTCGATCCTGCCTCAACCCTTAAAACCTTGGTAGCCACTTCGCACCTGCCATACCTGTTTCATCCAACTGAAATATTGTTTCCTCATTATTGATACATGCACTCATCTTCCCTTGTCCTGATGCAGCTTGCACTTTCTGGAACGGGCAGCAGTAATCCTAGGAGCTCTCAGAGTGGAAGCCACATTCCGAACGAAGATGGACAGTAGTCCAAATTGTAGCGTGCTAATTATACTCATCAAACGAACAAAACTCCTCCTCCCCATGGATCTTCACTCAAACACTCCAATTAAGGCAATAACCCACATTGCCAATCTTCTCAGCAACCAGCGAAGACCTTAGAGCTCACATCAGAGGGCACCAATTTGGAAGTATAATGCTAAGGGCATTTCATGGGCTTCACTCCTGTACCAACTTTAATTTTCAGTATGCGTTTAAATAACATATAATGGTCCTCTTCACCGAATAGAATATGACCAGCGAATTCCTCGGGCTCCTCCATGACATCCCACTGTATTCAGCGGCCACCACCGGTGAGGCTTCAACGAAATGAGCTTTGGTCACAGGTGGCTTTCAGTATCGGCCACCCGTTCTGTTGCACTTATTCACCCAAGATCAGCTTGACCGGGCAGAACTGGATTCCCTAGATGATCCTATCAGTCTCGGTCTGGAGATCCGTTGATTCCCTTCGCCTCGGCGAGGATGCTTACTACCACCTGGAGCTACAGGGAGCAATCGTGCACATAAAGGACGCTCTCTGTGGTCCTTGACCAGGTTTGCTAAAAGATGCATGATCGTTGGGGCAATTTCTTCCATTGTCGGTTTCGGCAACTTGAGCTGTCCCACCGACGGGCGATCGTTTTCCCAAGCAGCACAACTTTCCATGTTCACGAGGGAGAAGAAAATGCCGCTCTCCATCATCGAGCATAAAGATTACAAAAGGGAGCACTCACCTCAAGGCAAGATCATCTTTCACGGCCCCGAGATCCCTGCAGAAGGCCGTCGATCTCGCGATTCTTGAAACCCTAGGACATCGAACGTCTCCAACTTGTAACCCAAATAGACGCCAAGAACTCGGCTACGAGCGTGCCGCAAGCGCAGAGGAATGGATCGATCGGATCGATCAACGACCTTTCTCTGGAAGCTACGGGAATCGAGGAAGCAGAGGTGGCCCCGCGAGAACGTCTCGAAGAGGCCTTCGGCTGCCATCCCGCATCTCGGAGTTCCAATCGATCGAAAACGTAGGGAAAAGTTCAAGCGCAGGAGAAAGGTTCTAAATTGCTCTAATacgaaaaattaaaatattgttGTTTTTATCACTCGGATAACGTCAGATCGCTTGCAAACGTAAAGTTACGTACATCTGATGACTATATGCAATTCATGCGTTATTGAAATGGCCGGATGCCAAATTGGTCGCAGAGAGAATCGCTCTACCAAGCTCTCATCGTAATTTTGAAGCAACCCTCGAGGAAGCTGAGAACCGATACAGAAACCCATCAT contains the following coding sequences:
- the LOC103986543 gene encoding phytochrome C isoform X1 gives rise to the protein MSSRSNRASCSRSSSARSKHSARVVAQTTLDAKLHADFEDPDHPFDYSSSIGAANRSSGADSSAVPSSAVSTYLQTMQRGKLIQPFGCLLAVEDETLAIIAYSENAPEMLDLAPHAVPTMEQREALTIGTDIRTLFRSPSSVALQKAAGFSDVNLLNPILVHCRSSGKPFYAIMHRIDVGLVIDLEPVNPADVPVTAAGALKSYKLAAKAISRLQSLPSGNISLLCDVLVREVSDLTGYDRVMAYKFHEDEHGEVIAECRRPELESYLGLHYPATDIPQASRFLFMKNKVRMICDCSAPPVKVIQDKRLTQPLSLCGSTLRAPHGCHSQYMANMGSTASLVMSVTISEDDDEAGGDQQHKGRKLWGLLVCHHTSPRFIPFPLRYACEFLMQVFGVQLNKEVELGAQLKEKHILRTQTLLCDMLLRDAPIGIFTRSPNVMDLVKCDGAALYYRNQVWLLETTPTEAQIRDIVAWLVECHDGSTGLSTDSMTEAGYPGAAELGDAVCGMAAIKISSRDFLFWFRSHTAKEIIWGGAKHEPVDKDDEDRRMHPRTSFKAFLEVVKRRSLPWEDVEMDAIHSLQLILRGSLQGETVDVDSKIIVSASPDDANKIQWVDELRTVTNEMVRLIETASVPIWAIDASGNINGWNSKAADLTGLPVQEAIGMPLIDIVKDDSVDVAKNVLHLALQGKEEKNIEIKLKSFSHQESNSSVILVVNSCCSRDVKDNIVGVCFVAQDVTGQKLMMDKYTRIQGDYVAIVQNPNELIPPIFIVNEYGCCFEWNSAMEKVSGIKRKDAIDKMLVGELFCLHGFGCRVKDHDTLTKLRIVLNGVMAGEDADKFIFGFFDLNGKYVEALLSANKRIDSEGKNTGALCFMRVASPELQHALQVQKLSEQAAINSLKELAYLRQEIRNSLNGITFTQNLMEATDLTEEQKQLLRRKALCQEQLAKILNDMDLDSIEQCYMELNTVEFNLGEALDAVINQGMALSREREVALLQDWPAEVSSMYLYGDNLRLQQVLADFLSSALQFAPVADGSIALQVIPRKERIGTGVQVVHLKFRIIHPAPGIPETLVQEMFHHSQGMSREGLGLFISQKLVKIMNGTVQYLREAERSSFIILVEFPLVQHHTGSRTHGSSTSKKKLHLA
- the LOC103986543 gene encoding phytochrome C isoform X2; its protein translation is MSSRSNRASCSRSSSARSKHSARVVAQTTLDAKLHADFEDPDHPFDYSSSIGAANRSSGADSSAVPSSAVSTYLQTMQRGKLIQPFGCLLAVEDETLAIIAYSENAPEMLDLAPHAVPTMEQREALTIGTDIRTLFRSPSSVALQKAAGFSDVNLLNPILVHCRSSGKPFYAIMHRIDVGLVIDLEPVNPADVPVTAAGALKSYKLAAKAISRLQSLPSGNISLLCDVLVREVSDLTGYDRVMAYKFHEDEHGEVIAECRRPELESYLGLHYPATDIPQASRFLFMKNKVRMICDCSAPPVKVIQDKRLTQPLSLCGSTLRAPHGCHSQYMANMGSTASLVMSVTISEDDDEAGGDQQHKGRKLWGLLVCHHTSPRFIPFPLRYACEFLMQVFGVQLNKEVELGAQLKEKHILRTQTLLCDMLLRDAPIGIFTRSPNVMDLVKCDGAALYYRNQVWLLETTPTEAQIRDIVAWLVECHDGSTGLSTDSMTEAGYPGAAELGDAVCGMAAIKISSRDFLFWFRSHTAKEIIWGGAKHEPVDKDDEDRRMHPRTSFKAFLEVVKRRSLPWEDVEMDAIHSLQLILRGSLQGETVDVDSKIIVSASPDDANKIQWVDELRTVTNEMVRLIETASVPIWAIDASGNINGWNSKAADLTGLPVQEAIGMPLIDIVKDDSVDVAKNVLHLALQGKEEKNIEIKLKSFSHQESNSSVILVVNSCCSRDVKDNIVGVCFVAQDVTGQKLMMDKYTRIQGDYVAIVQNPNELIPPIFIVNEYGCCFEWNSAMEKVSGIKRKDAIDKMLVGELFCLHGFGCRVKDHDTLTKLRIVLNGVMAGEDADKFIFGFFDLNGKYVEALLSANKRIDSEGKNTGALCFMRVASPELQHALQVQKLSEQAAINSLKELAYLRQEIRNSLNGITFTQNLMEATDLTEEQKQLLRRKALCQEQLAKILNDMDLDSIEQCHKPRHGSKQGTGGGASSRLACGSIFYVFVWG
- the LOC103986544 gene encoding uncharacterized protein LOC103986544 isoform X3, whose protein sequence is MSACINNEETIFQLDETGMAGDIWILALCDFPSSYSANEIIREHEFLQDRLPRKHFKERKTKLLILTAQCLLRTGPQVNLQRVDLDLELRSSFQ
- the LOC103986544 gene encoding uncharacterized protein LOC103986544 isoform X1; amino-acid sequence: MSACINNEETIFQLDETGDIWILALCDFPSSYSANEIIREHEFLQDRLPRKHFKERKTKLLILTAQCLLRTGPQLLWFLSTLREMFDSSSYFSWITSQSTSST
- the LOC103986544 gene encoding uncharacterized protein LOC103986544 isoform X2, whose amino-acid sequence is MSACINNEETIFQLDETGMAGDIWILALCDFPSSYSANEIIREHEFLQDRLPRKHFKERKTKLLILTAQCLLRTGPQITTFCEDFCMKRSLSLIR